One Streptomyces coeruleorubidus DNA segment encodes these proteins:
- a CDS encoding DUF6531 domain-containing protein, producing MCKVVVAVVGIVAMIIGGPILAAIVVVAGLVVLADTLYKYSKGQAGLLDVAFAAMDCIPGMKGLTTLGKLAKGMKALGKGGLKAMAKGLKSGLRREADDALAKSKPAEGRCKGGDPVDMVSGEMLMEHTDVELPGLLPLIVRRTHLSTYASGQWFGPSWASTLDERLELDSGGALFAAEDGMVLLYPVPAPGESVVPLEGPRWPLDWDGEPGSPIRITDPATGRTRHFTSTVQPPPTAEVFTLPLAAVTDRNGHRIDIDRDERGVPIAVRHSGGYHLHVVTDGARITQLRLRDPQAGADGVTLLRYGYNSDGHLAEIYNSSDLPYRLTYDDRGRVTSWTDRKGSWYRYTYDDQDRCIRGEGAEGFLNCAISYDTDARETRYTNALGHTTVHRYNEFLQRTEMIDPSGQAVRTEWDRYNRPLSYTDALGHTTTFEYDSRGNLVAVTRPDGLRTTADYDDLDLPIRLVEADGALWEQSFDRCGNRLKIVDPSGNSRQYSYDEQGRTTAVTDVLGHVTRIECNAAGLSVRETDALGHTTHAERDAFGRVVRVVDAEGRVEVMGWTVEGQPAWRLAADGSRESWEWDGEGDLVAHTDQLGRRSLIETGPFHQPTSRIDRSGSEYRFTYDSEVNLTEVINPRGQVWKYLYDSTNRLIAETDFEGRSLTYSYDAAGRLARRTDGDGQETIFLRDELGRMVEQHTGDQVSRFTYDPAGRLVRAVSDTSTLECAYNSSGRLVREVLDGAETTYAYDALGRRTARRTPSGITSTWSYDAVGRPASLQAGGQTVTFGFDALGRERIRKFGSFASLTQTWDERGHLVGQELRGTGSRGRELLQNRTYSYRPDGLLSGISELTTGQRRFALDAVGRVTAVHARDWTENYAYDALGNIQESTAPSSGDRPTTREYAGTRLRRSGRTSYEYDQRGRPVRAVKRLLNGQKRVATYAWDAQDRLTAAVTPDGDHWRYRYDPTGRRRAKVRLGADGTVVEETRFTWDGTRLAEQINSCGEATTWDYFSGTHRPLTQIHRGADGVRFNGVVTDTVGAPTELVDAEGAVAWHRRTELWGRELEQRPANVGSDTPTDCPLRFPGQYADAETGWNYNHARYYDPDNGRYLTPDPLGLAPQPNHYGYVPNPFCFIDPLGLAQPRGGNGRWVRDPDAPETRHNRSSEYPHKYWDETHEDMVTRFTDEGRAAGGWPLDQNGNRIPRDQLTWRNNAGEVIPADSRILTYDHNPRVVEHWNETGYNTNYPEREAWYNDTTDMEPMTRADNGRDGARAPRYRQDTGPNYSCKGA from the coding sequence GTGTGCAAGGTCGTCGTGGCGGTCGTCGGGATCGTGGCGATGATCATCGGGGGGCCGATCCTGGCCGCGATCGTGGTGGTAGCGGGACTCGTCGTCCTTGCCGACACGCTCTACAAGTACTCCAAAGGCCAAGCCGGGTTGCTGGATGTGGCCTTCGCCGCGATGGACTGCATACCCGGCATGAAGGGCCTGACCACCCTCGGCAAACTCGCAAAGGGCATGAAGGCGCTGGGCAAGGGCGGTCTCAAGGCCATGGCCAAGGGGCTCAAGAGCGGTCTGCGCAGAGAGGCGGACGACGCCCTGGCCAAGAGTAAACCGGCGGAGGGCCGGTGCAAGGGTGGCGACCCGGTCGACATGGTCTCCGGCGAGATGCTGATGGAGCACACCGATGTCGAGCTGCCAGGTCTCCTGCCGCTGATCGTGCGCCGCACCCATCTGTCGACCTACGCCTCGGGGCAGTGGTTCGGTCCCTCCTGGGCCTCGACACTGGACGAGCGACTGGAACTCGACAGCGGGGGCGCCCTGTTCGCCGCTGAGGACGGGATGGTGCTCCTCTATCCGGTCCCCGCCCCCGGGGAGTCGGTAGTCCCACTCGAAGGACCCCGCTGGCCCCTCGACTGGGACGGCGAGCCCGGCTCCCCGATCCGCATCACCGACCCGGCCACAGGGCGCACCCGTCACTTCACGTCGACCGTCCAACCGCCGCCCACTGCAGAGGTTTTCACTCTCCCTCTCGCCGCAGTGACCGACCGCAACGGGCACCGGATAGACATCGACCGCGATGAGCGTGGTGTCCCGATAGCCGTCCGCCACTCGGGCGGCTACCACCTGCACGTGGTCACCGACGGCGCCCGCATCACCCAGCTGCGACTGCGTGACCCGCAGGCCGGAGCCGACGGGGTCACACTGCTGCGTTACGGCTACAACTCCGACGGGCACCTCGCCGAGATCTACAACTCGAGCGACCTGCCCTACCGGCTCACCTATGACGATCGGGGACGTGTCACTTCGTGGACCGACCGCAAGGGATCCTGGTATCGCTACACCTACGACGACCAGGACAGGTGCATACGAGGTGAGGGGGCAGAGGGCTTCCTCAACTGCGCCATTTCCTATGACACCGATGCCCGCGAGACTCGCTACACGAATGCCCTCGGGCACACAACGGTCCACCGGTACAACGAGTTCCTGCAACGTACGGAAATGATCGATCCGTCGGGCCAAGCGGTTCGCACGGAGTGGGACCGATACAACCGGCCGCTGTCCTATACGGACGCGCTGGGCCATACCACCACTTTTGAGTACGACTCGCGCGGCAACCTCGTGGCCGTCACGCGTCCCGATGGTCTCCGAACGACGGCTGACTACGACGATCTCGATCTTCCCATTCGTCTGGTCGAGGCGGACGGGGCCCTGTGGGAGCAGTCTTTCGACAGGTGTGGAAACAGGCTGAAGATCGTCGACCCATCGGGAAACTCACGCCAGTACAGCTACGACGAGCAAGGGCGTACCACCGCGGTCACCGATGTCCTCGGTCATGTGACCCGTATCGAGTGCAATGCAGCCGGACTCTCGGTCCGAGAGACCGACGCTCTCGGACACACGACCCACGCTGAACGCGACGCCTTCGGCCGCGTGGTGAGGGTCGTCGATGCCGAAGGTCGGGTCGAGGTCATGGGGTGGACTGTCGAGGGGCAGCCGGCGTGGCGACTCGCTGCCGACGGTTCCCGGGAAAGCTGGGAATGGGACGGCGAAGGAGATCTGGTCGCCCACACGGACCAGCTCGGCAGGCGGTCCCTCATCGAGACCGGCCCCTTCCACCAGCCGACCAGCCGCATCGACCGCAGCGGCAGCGAGTACCGGTTCACGTATGACTCCGAAGTGAACCTGACCGAGGTCATCAACCCTCGGGGCCAGGTTTGGAAGTACCTGTACGACTCCACCAACCGCCTGATCGCCGAAACTGATTTCGAAGGGCGCTCGCTCACCTACTCCTACGATGCGGCCGGCCGCCTGGCTCGTCGTACGGATGGCGACGGCCAGGAGACCATCTTCCTGCGCGACGAACTCGGCAGGATGGTCGAACAGCACACGGGCGACCAGGTGTCGCGCTTCACCTACGACCCGGCCGGGCGGCTGGTTCGAGCGGTGAGCGACACAAGCACCCTGGAGTGTGCCTACAACTCCTCGGGACGCTTGGTGCGCGAGGTACTGGACGGTGCTGAGACGACCTACGCCTATGACGCGCTGGGCCGTCGAACGGCACGCCGCACGCCCAGCGGAATCACCTCGACTTGGAGCTATGACGCTGTTGGCCGCCCTGCCTCCCTGCAAGCGGGAGGGCAGACGGTCACCTTCGGTTTCGACGCCCTCGGACGGGAGCGGATCCGGAAGTTCGGGTCGTTCGCCTCACTCACTCAGACTTGGGACGAGCGCGGGCACTTGGTCGGACAGGAGCTACGCGGTACCGGAAGCCGCGGCCGAGAGCTCCTGCAGAATCGCACTTACTCCTACAGGCCGGATGGTCTGCTCTCCGGAATCAGCGAACTCACCACGGGACAGCGCAGGTTCGCCCTCGACGCAGTTGGCCGCGTCACAGCGGTACACGCGCGGGACTGGACGGAGAACTACGCATACGACGCTCTCGGTAACATCCAAGAGTCGACCGCGCCCTCTTCGGGGGATCGTCCGACCACGCGTGAGTACGCCGGGACGCGGCTTCGTCGATCCGGCCGTACCAGCTACGAGTACGACCAGCGGGGGCGGCCCGTCCGTGCCGTCAAGCGGCTCCTGAACGGGCAGAAGCGCGTTGCCACCTACGCCTGGGACGCGCAGGACAGGCTCACCGCTGCTGTCACGCCAGACGGCGACCACTGGCGCTACCGCTACGACCCCACGGGACGGCGCCGCGCCAAGGTGCGGTTGGGGGCAGACGGCACGGTGGTCGAGGAAACGCGGTTCACCTGGGACGGCACTCGCCTCGCCGAGCAGATCAACAGCTGTGGAGAAGCGACTACTTGGGACTACTTTTCCGGCACGCATCGCCCGCTGACGCAGATACATCGAGGGGCGGACGGCGTCCGATTCAACGGCGTGGTCACGGACACAGTCGGAGCTCCCACGGAACTCGTCGACGCCGAGGGCGCCGTGGCGTGGCATCGCAGGACCGAGCTGTGGGGCCGAGAGCTGGAGCAACGCCCAGCGAATGTGGGCTCCGACACGCCGACCGACTGCCCACTGCGGTTCCCCGGCCAGTACGCCGACGCCGAGACCGGCTGGAACTACAACCACGCCCGTTACTACGACCCCGACAACGGCCGCTATCTCACCCCCGACCCGTTGGGTCTTGCCCCGCAGCCGAATCACTACGGATACGTCCCGAACCCCTTCTGCTTCATCGATCCGCTCGGCCTGGCGCAGCCACGCGGCGGAAACGGAAGGTGGGTACGGGATCCCGATGCCCCGGAGACCCGCCACAACCGATCTTCGGAATACCCTCACAAGTACTGGGACGAGACGCACGAGGACATGGTCACCCGGTTCACCGACGAGGGCCGTGCAGCGGGTGGTTGGCCTCTCGATCAGAATGGTAACCGCATTCCACGGGATCAGCTCACATGGCGAAACAATGCGGGCGAAGTAATTCCGGCGGATTCGAGGATCCTTACCTACGACCACAATCCGCGAGTTGTCGAACACTGGAATGAGACGGGTTACAATACGAATTATCCGGAACGTGAGGCTTGGTACAATGACACGACCGATATGGAGCCCATGACGCGGGCGGACAATGGCCGGGATGGTGCGCGCGCCCCCAGGTACCGTCAGGACACCGGGCCCAACTATTCATGCAAGGGCGCATAA
- the rpsJ gene encoding 30S ribosomal protein S10: protein MAGQKIRIRLKAYDHEVIDSSAKKIVETVTRTGASVAGPVPLPTEKNVYCVIKSPHKYKDSREHFEMRTHKRLIDILDPTPKTVDSLMRLDLPAGVDIEIKL from the coding sequence ATGGCGGGACAGAAGATCCGCATCCGGCTCAAGGCCTACGACCACGAGGTCATCGACAGCTCGGCGAAGAAGATCGTCGAGACGGTGACGCGTACTGGTGCGTCGGTCGCGGGCCCGGTGCCGCTGCCCACTGAGAAGAACGTGTACTGCGTCATCAAGTCGCCGCACAAGTACAAGGACTCGCGCGAGCACTTCGAGATGCGCACGCACAAGCGCCTGATCGACATCCTCGACCCCACCCCCAAGACCGTTGACTCTCTGATGCGACTCGACCTCCCGGCCGGTGTCGACATCGAGATCAAGCTCTGA
- the rplC gene encoding 50S ribosomal protein L3, giving the protein MAKQIKGILGEKLGMTQVWDANNRVVPVTVVKAGPNVVTQVRTNDVDGYESVQIAFGEIDPRKVNKPLKGHFAKADVTPRRHLVEIRTADASEYTLGQEITAEVFEAGVKVDVTGKSKGKGFAGVMKRHNFRGLGAGHGTQRKHRSPGSIGGCATPGRVFKGLRMAGRMGNERVTTQNLTVHAVDAEKGLLLIKGAVPGPNGGLVLVRTAAKGA; this is encoded by the coding sequence ATGGCTAAGCAGATCAAGGGCATCCTGGGCGAGAAGCTCGGCATGACGCAGGTGTGGGACGCGAACAACCGCGTCGTCCCGGTCACCGTCGTCAAGGCCGGCCCCAATGTCGTCACCCAGGTCCGTACGAACGATGTCGACGGCTACGAGTCCGTCCAGATCGCTTTCGGCGAGATCGACCCGCGCAAGGTGAACAAGCCCCTCAAGGGCCACTTCGCCAAGGCCGACGTCACCCCCCGTCGCCACCTCGTCGAGATCCGCACCGCGGACGCCTCCGAGTACACGCTGGGCCAGGAGATCACCGCTGAGGTGTTCGAGGCCGGCGTGAAGGTCGACGTGACCGGCAAGAGCAAGGGCAAGGGCTTCGCCGGTGTCATGAAGCGCCACAACTTCCGTGGCCTCGGCGCCGGACACGGCACCCAGCGCAAGCACCGCTCTCCCGGTTCCATCGGTGGCTGCGCCACCCCGGGCCGTGTGTTCAAGGGCCTCCGCATGGCGGGTCGCATGGGCAACGAGCGGGTCACCACCCAGAACCTGACCGTCCACGCCGTTGACGCGGAGAAGGGTCTGCTGCTCATCAAGGGCGCGGTTCCCGGTCCGAACGGCGGCCTCGTCCTGGTCCGCACCGCGGCCAAGGGGGCCTGA
- the rplD gene encoding 50S ribosomal protein L4: MSTVDILSPAGDKAGSVELPAEIFDVEKVSIPLIHQVVVAQLAAARQGTHKTKTRGEVRGGGKKPYRQKGTGRARQGSTRAPQFAGGGVVHGPVPRDYSQRTPKKMKAAALRHALTDRARHNRIHVVSGVVEGETPSTKAAKSLFGKISERKNLLLVVDRSDEAAWLSARNLPQVHILEPGQLNTYDVLVSDDVVFTKAAFESFVAGPKANDTEGSEV, encoded by the coding sequence ATGAGCACTGTTGACATCCTTTCGCCGGCGGGCGACAAGGCCGGTTCCGTCGAGCTCCCCGCGGAGATCTTCGACGTCGAGAAGGTCAGCATTCCGCTGATCCACCAGGTCGTCGTCGCACAGCTGGCCGCTGCCCGCCAGGGCACGCACAAGACCAAGACCCGTGGCGAGGTCCGCGGCGGTGGCAAGAAGCCGTACCGCCAGAAGGGCACCGGTCGCGCCCGTCAGGGTTCGACCCGCGCGCCGCAGTTCGCCGGTGGTGGCGTCGTGCACGGTCCCGTGCCGCGCGACTACTCGCAGCGGACGCCCAAGAAGATGAAGGCTGCCGCGCTGCGTCACGCCCTCACCGACCGGGCCCGTCACAACCGCATCCACGTCGTCTCCGGCGTGGTCGAGGGCGAGACCCCCTCCACCAAGGCCGCCAAGAGCCTGTTCGGCAAGATCAGCGAGCGCAAGAACCTGCTCCTGGTCGTCGACCGCTCCGACGAGGCCGCGTGGCTGTCCGCCCGCAACCTGCCCCAGGTCCACATCCTGGAGCCGGGCCAGCTGAACACGTACGACGTTCTCGTCTCGGACGACGTGGTCTTCACCAAGGCCGCTTTCGAGTCCTTCGTCGCCGGCCCGAAGGCCAACGACACCGAAGGGAGCGAGGTCTGA
- the rplW gene encoding 50S ribosomal protein L23: MAIRHPAIASKAAKKAKEARVKKARRHATEGKNTVETPLSKSFTDPRDVLLKPVVSEKSYALLDEGKYTFIVDPSANKTQIKQAVQAVFSVKVTGVNTINRQGKRKRTRTGFGQRASTKRAIVTLAEGDRIDIFGGPTA, encoded by the coding sequence ATGGCCATCCGTCACCCCGCTATCGCCTCGAAGGCCGCGAAGAAGGCCAAGGAGGCTCGCGTCAAGAAGGCGCGTCGCCACGCCACCGAGGGCAAGAACACCGTCGAGACCCCGCTGAGCAAGTCCTTCACGGACCCCCGTGACGTGCTGCTCAAGCCGGTCGTCTCGGAGAAGAGCTACGCGCTCCTCGACGAGGGCAAGTACACGTTCATCGTCGACCCGAGCGCCAACAAGACCCAGATCAAGCAGGCCGTTCAGGCGGTCTTCTCGGTCAAGGTCACCGGGGTCAACACGATCAACCGCCAGGGCAAGCGCAAGCGGACCCGCACGGGCTTCGGCCAGCGCGCGTCCACCAAGCGCGCGATCGTGACCCTCGCCGAGGGCGACCGTATCGACATCTTCGGCGGTCCGACCGCGTAA
- the rplB gene encoding 50S ribosomal protein L2 produces the protein MGIRKYKPTTPGRRGASVADFVEVTRSTPEKSLVRPLHSKGGRNNSGRVTVRHQGGGHKRAYRVIDFRRHDKDGVPAKVAHIEYDPNRTARIALLHYADGEKRYILAPRGLSQGDRVENGPGADIKPGNNLALRNIPVGTTLHAIELRPGGGAKFARSAGASVQLLAKEGSMAHLRMPSGEIRLVDVRCRATVGEVGNAEQSNINWGKAGRKRWLGVRPTVRGVVMNPVDHPHGGGEGRTSGGRHPVSPWGKKEGRTRSPKKASNKYIVRRRKTNKKR, from the coding sequence ATGGGTATCCGCAAGTACAAGCCGACGACTCCTGGCCGTCGTGGTGCCAGCGTCGCCGACTTCGTCGAGGTCACGCGGTCCACGCCGGAGAAGTCGTTGGTCCGCCCCCTGCACAGCAAGGGTGGCCGTAACAACTCCGGTCGTGTGACCGTCCGCCACCAGGGTGGTGGCCACAAGCGCGCCTACCGCGTGATCGACTTCCGTCGTCACGACAAGGACGGCGTGCCGGCGAAGGTCGCGCACATCGAGTACGACCCCAACCGCACCGCGCGCATCGCGCTGCTGCACTACGCGGACGGCGAGAAGCGCTACATCCTCGCGCCGCGTGGCCTGTCGCAGGGCGACCGCGTCGAGAACGGTCCCGGGGCCGACATCAAGCCGGGCAACAACCTTGCCCTGCGCAACATCCCGGTCGGTACCACGCTGCACGCCATCGAGCTGCGTCCGGGCGGCGGTGCGAAGTTCGCCCGCTCCGCCGGCGCCTCCGTGCAGCTGCTCGCGAAGGAGGGCTCCATGGCCCACCTGCGCATGCCGTCCGGTGAGATCCGCCTGGTCGACGTCCGCTGCCGCGCCACTGTGGGCGAGGTCGGCAACGCCGAGCAGAGCAACATCAACTGGGGCAAGGCCGGTCGTAAGCGCTGGCTGGGCGTCCGCCCGACCGTGCGTGGTGTGGTCATGAACCCGGTTGACCACCCGCACGGTGGTGGTGAGGGCCGTACCTCCGGTGGTCGCCACCCGGTGTCCCCGTGGGGCAAGAAGGAAGGCCGTACTCGTTCGCCCAAGAAGGCGTCGAACAAGTACATCGTCCGCCGCCGCAAGACGAACAAGAAGCGCTAG
- the rpsS gene encoding 30S ribosomal protein S19: protein MPRSLKKGPFVDDHLIKKVDAQNEAGTKNVIKTWSRRSMIVPAMLGHTLAVHNGKTHIPVFVTESMVGHKLGEFSPTRTFRGHVKDDRKSKRR, encoded by the coding sequence ATGCCGCGCAGTCTCAAGAAGGGGCCCTTCGTCGACGACCACCTGATCAAGAAGGTGGACGCCCAGAACGAAGCCGGCACCAAGAACGTCATCAAGACCTGGTCCCGTCGCTCCATGATCGTGCCGGCCATGCTCGGCCACACGCTCGCGGTGCACAACGGCAAGACCCACATTCCGGTGTTTGTCACCGAGTCGATGGTCGGCCACAAGCTCGGCGAGTTCTCGCCGACGCGCACCTTCCGGGGTCACGTCAAGGACGACCGGAAGTCGAAGCGCCGCTAA
- the rplV gene encoding 50S ribosomal protein L22, which translates to MEARAQARYIRVTPMKARRVVDLIRGLNATEAQAVLRFAPQAASVPVGKVLDSAIANAAHNYDHTDVDSLYISEAYVDEGPTLKRFRPRAQGRAYRIRKRTSHITVVVSSKEGTR; encoded by the coding sequence ATGGAAGCCAGGGCCCAGGCGCGGTACATCCGCGTCACGCCCATGAAGGCCCGCCGAGTGGTGGACCTCATCCGTGGCCTGAACGCCACGGAGGCTCAGGCGGTCCTGCGTTTCGCCCCGCAGGCCGCGAGCGTGCCGGTCGGCAAGGTGCTGGACAGCGCCATCGCCAACGCCGCGCACAACTACGACCACACCGATGTCGACAGCCTCTACATCTCCGAGGCCTACGTCGACGAGGGCCCGACCCTGAAGCGGTTCCGTCCGCGCGCCCAGGGCCGTGCCTACCGGATCCGCAAGCGGACCAGCCACATCACCGTGGTCGTCAGCAGCAAGGAAGGAACCCGGTAA
- the rpsC gene encoding 30S ribosomal protein S3, which produces MGQKVNPHGFRLGVTTDFKSRWYADKLYKDYVKEDVAIRRMMTSGMERAGISKVEIERTRDRVRVDIHTARPGIVIGRRGAEADRIRGDLEKLTGKQVQLNILEVKNPETDAQLVAQAVAEQLSSRVSFRRAMRKSMQSAMKAGAKGIKIQCGGRLGGAEMSRSEFYREGRVPLHTLRANVDYGFFEAKTTFGRIGVKVWIYKGDVKNIAEVRAENAAARAGNRPARGGADRPARGGRGGERRGRKPQQAAGAEAPKAEAPASAAPAESTGTEA; this is translated from the coding sequence ATGGGCCAGAAGGTAAACCCGCACGGGTTCCGGCTCGGTGTCACGACCGACTTCAAGTCGCGTTGGTACGCCGACAAGCTGTACAAGGACTACGTCAAGGAAGACGTCGCCATCCGTCGGATGATGACGTCCGGCATGGAGCGCGCCGGCATCTCCAAGGTCGAGATCGAGCGCACCCGTGACCGTGTGCGTGTGGACATCCACACCGCGCGTCCGGGCATCGTCATCGGGCGCCGCGGCGCCGAGGCCGACCGCATCCGCGGTGACCTGGAGAAGCTGACCGGCAAGCAGGTCCAGCTGAACATCCTCGAGGTCAAGAACCCGGAGACGGACGCTCAGCTGGTGGCCCAGGCCGTCGCCGAGCAGCTGTCCTCCCGCGTCTCCTTCCGCCGTGCCATGCGCAAGAGCATGCAGTCGGCGATGAAGGCCGGCGCCAAGGGCATCAAGATCCAGTGCGGTGGCCGCCTCGGTGGCGCCGAGATGTCCCGCTCGGAGTTCTACCGTGAGGGCCGTGTGCCCCTGCACACGCTCCGCGCGAACGTGGACTACGGCTTCTTCGAGGCCAAGACGACCTTCGGCCGCATCGGTGTGAAGGTCTGGATCTACAAGGGCGACGTCAAGAACATCGCCGAGGTCCGCGCCGAGAACGCCGCTGCCCGTGCGGGTAACCGCCCGGCCCGCGGCGGTGCCGACCGCCCGGCCCGTGGTGGCCGCGGTGGCGAGCGGCGCGGTCGCAAGCCGCAGCAGGCTGCCGGCGCCGAGGCCCCCAAGGCCGAGGCTCCCGCGTCCGCCGCTCCGGCTGAGAGCACCGGAACGGAGGCCTGA
- the rplP gene encoding 50S ribosomal protein L16, whose translation MLIPRRVKHRKQHHPKRSGMAKGGTEVAFGEYGIQALTPAYVTNRQIEAARIAMTRHIKRGGKVWINIYPDRPLTKKPAETRMGSGKGSPEWWVANVKPGRVMFELSYPNEKIAREALTRAAHKLPMKCKIVKREAGEA comes from the coding sequence ATGCTGATCCCCCGTAGGGTCAAGCACCGCAAGCAGCACCACCCCAAGCGCAGTGGTATGGCCAAGGGTGGCACTGAGGTCGCGTTCGGCGAGTACGGCATCCAGGCGCTGACCCCGGCGTACGTGACGAACCGTCAGATCGAGGCCGCTCGTATCGCCATGACGCGTCACATCAAGCGTGGTGGCAAGGTCTGGATCAACATCTACCCGGACCGCCCCCTCACCAAGAAGCCGGCCGAGACCCGCATGGGTTCCGGTAAGGGCTCGCCGGAGTGGTGGGTGGCCAACGTCAAGCCCGGACGCGTGATGTTCGAGCTGTCGTACCCCAACGAGAAGATCGCGCGCGAGGCCCTGACCCGTGCGGCTCACAAGCTGCCGATGAAGTGCAAGATCGTCAAGCGCGAGGCAGGTGAAGCGTGA
- the rpmC gene encoding 50S ribosomal protein L29, with amino-acid sequence MSAGTKASELRELGNEELLNKLREAKEELFNLRFQAATGQLENHGRLKAVRKDIARIYTLMRERELGIETVESA; translated from the coding sequence ATGTCGGCCGGTACCAAGGCGTCCGAGCTGCGCGAGCTGGGCAACGAGGAGCTCCTCAACAAGCTCCGCGAGGCCAAGGAAGAGCTGTTCAACCTCCGCTTCCAGGCGGCGACGGGCCAGCTCGAGAACCACGGTCGGCTCAAGGCCGTCCGCAAGGACATCGCGCGGATCTACACCCTGATGCGTGAGCGCGAGCTGGGCATCGAGACGGTGGAGAGCGCCTGA